From the Oceanobacillus kimchii X50 genome, the window ATCAGCCACAAACAAACCTATGGTTACGAAATTACCCGGCAATTGAATGCACTTGGCTTTACAGATGTTGTAGACGGAACGGTGTACACGATTCTGGTTCGGCTTGAGAAAAATAAACTTGTCGACATCGAAAAAAAACCTTCCGACATGGGACCACCGCGAAAATTTTTTATGCTTAACGACGAGGGTCGCGAGGAACTACGGAAGTTCTGGGATAAATGGGAGTTTGTATCAACAAAAATGAATGCATTAAAGGAGGGAAAACAATGAACTTTTGG encodes:
- a CDS encoding PadR family transcriptional regulator — protein: MENLTAMLKGVLEGCVLEIISHKQTYGYEITRQLNALGFTDVVDGTVYTILVRLEKNKLVDIEKKPSDMGPPRKFFMLNDEGREELRKFWDKWEFVSTKMNALKEGKQ